In Blastopirellula sp. J2-11, a single genomic region encodes these proteins:
- a CDS encoding Gfo/Idh/MocA family protein, with translation MSEESNLQPAAEPTSDASKSSRRNFIKTGSSLLIAGGAMSGSLSMARAAHVFGSDVIKIGLVGCGGRGTGAATQAMNTEGPTKLVAMGDAFGDRLQSCLRGVTSRHADKVDVPQERQFVGFDAYKKVLEQDIDLVILATPPGFRPLHFESAVNAGKHIFMEKPVATDAPGIRRVLAANEIAKEKNLAVAVGLQRHHEPRYVETIKRLHDGAIGDIVFARAYWNSNGVWMNTRDAKQTELEYQMRNWYYFNWLCGDHIVEQHIHNLDVINWLMQGYPTMAEGMGGREVRVGKDSGQIFDHHMIEFTYGEGTKMMSCCRHIPKTWSSVSEHAHGTKGYCDISGAKIFKPNGEVAWEFGNGGGNGHQEEHHDLFAQLRRGEIPNEAEYGAMSTMTAIFGRMATYSGRNLSWDEAFNSQDTLADFDKITSMDTEAPVQPNAEGKPTRVDGSPYPTPIPGKTVKV, from the coding sequence ATGTCTGAAGAGTCCAACCTACAACCTGCCGCCGAACCAACCAGCGACGCTTCGAAGTCGTCGCGGCGCAACTTTATCAAAACCGGCTCGTCTTTGTTGATTGCCGGCGGCGCAATGTCTGGCTCGCTAAGCATGGCCCGTGCGGCGCATGTCTTCGGCAGTGATGTCATAAAAATCGGTCTGGTCGGCTGCGGCGGACGCGGCACCGGCGCTGCGACGCAAGCGATGAACACCGAAGGCCCGACCAAGTTGGTCGCGATGGGCGATGCGTTCGGCGATCGTCTGCAATCGTGTCTGCGCGGCGTCACCTCGCGACATGCGGACAAAGTCGACGTTCCGCAAGAGCGTCAATTCGTCGGCTTCGACGCCTACAAGAAGGTGTTGGAACAAGACATTGATCTGGTGATTCTGGCGACTCCTCCCGGTTTCCGCCCGCTTCACTTTGAATCGGCCGTGAACGCCGGTAAGCACATCTTCATGGAGAAGCCGGTTGCGACCGACGCTCCCGGCATCCGTCGCGTGTTGGCCGCCAACGAAATCGCCAAAGAAAAGAACCTGGCAGTCGCCGTTGGTTTGCAACGTCACCATGAGCCCCGTTATGTCGAGACGATCAAACGTCTGCATGACGGCGCGATCGGCGACATTGTTTTCGCGCGGGCTTATTGGAATAGCAACGGCGTTTGGATGAACACCCGCGACGCCAAGCAGACCGAGCTCGAATACCAGATGCGCAACTGGTACTACTTCAACTGGCTCTGCGGCGATCATATCGTCGAACAGCACATCCATAACCTCGACGTGATCAACTGGTTGATGCAGGGCTATCCGACCATGGCCGAAGGGATGGGAGGACGTGAAGTTCGCGTTGGCAAAGACAGCGGTCAGATCTTCGATCACCATATGATTGAATTCACCTATGGTGAAGGGACGAAGATGATGAGCTGCTGTCGCCATATTCCGAAGACGTGGAGCAGCGTTTCGGAACATGCCCACGGCACCAAGGGGTACTGCGATATCAGCGGCGCCAAGATCTTCAAGCCCAACGGCGAAGTCGCTTGGGAGTTTGGCAACGGCGGCGGCAACGGTCACCAGGAAGAACATCACGACCTGTTCGCGCAGCTGCGTCGCGGCGAGATCCCGAACGAAGCCGAATATGGCGCGATGAGCACGATGACTGCGATCTTCGGCCGCATGGCGACCTACTCAGGCCGCAACCTCAGTTGGGACGAAGCGTTCAACTCGCAAGATACGTTGGCCGACTTCGACAAAATTACTTCGATGGATACCGAAGCGCCGGTTCAGCCGAACGCCGAAGGGAAGCCGACCCGCGTCGACGGTTCGCCGTACCCGACGCCGATTCCAGGCAAAACGGTCAAAGTCTAA
- the egtD gene encoding L-histidine N(alpha)-methyltransferase produces MDMIAPPQEVATERFFQDVAAGLSAASKSLPCKYFYDQRGSQLFDQICELDAYYVTRTEMQIMQSFAAEMAAELSQTETLVELGSGSSVKTRLLLDQMDRLAVYAPVDISGEHLYQTAIALKRAYPHLDIAPQSADFTQPISLPEHLPQDGVAAYFPGSTIGNFEPDEAVKLMQAIATTCGPGGELLIGVDLAKPEEVLLNAYDDPQQITAAFNLNLLRRINQELEGNFDLSQFRHMAIFNAEASRMELYLESLVEQTVSVGEHEFQFSAGERILTEYSHKYSIAQFTDLAAAAGFTIEASWTDDREYFAVMLLRVLGR; encoded by the coding sequence ATGGATATGATCGCCCCCCCACAGGAAGTCGCTACAGAACGTTTTTTTCAAGATGTTGCGGCCGGCCTCTCCGCCGCCTCCAAATCGCTCCCGTGCAAATACTTTTACGATCAACGCGGCTCTCAGCTGTTTGATCAGATCTGCGAGCTCGACGCGTATTATGTCACGCGGACCGAAATGCAGATCATGCAAAGCTTCGCTGCCGAAATGGCGGCGGAACTTTCGCAGACGGAGACATTGGTCGAACTCGGCAGCGGCAGCAGTGTGAAAACGCGGTTGCTGCTCGACCAGATGGATCGTCTTGCTGTCTACGCGCCGGTTGATATTAGCGGAGAGCATCTCTATCAAACGGCGATAGCTTTAAAACGCGCTTACCCGCATTTGGACATCGCGCCGCAATCGGCCGATTTTACGCAGCCAATCTCCTTGCCTGAGCATCTTCCGCAAGACGGTGTCGCCGCGTATTTTCCAGGTTCAACCATCGGCAATTTTGAGCCTGACGAAGCTGTCAAATTAATGCAAGCAATCGCGACGACCTGCGGCCCAGGCGGAGAACTGCTGATCGGCGTTGATCTAGCGAAGCCGGAAGAAGTGCTCCTGAATGCGTATGACGATCCCCAGCAGATAACCGCCGCGTTCAACCTAAATCTACTTCGTCGCATCAATCAAGAGCTGGAGGGAAACTTTGATCTTTCCCAGTTCCGTCATATGGCGATCTTCAATGCCGAGGCGAGTCGAATGGAACTCTACCTGGAGAGCCTGGTCGAGCAAACTGTCTCGGTGGGAGAACATGAATTTCAGTTCTCCGCCGGCGAACGAATCTTGACCGAGTACTCTCACAAATACTCGATTGCCCAGTTTACCGACTTAGCCGCCGCGGCCGGTTTCACGATCGAAGCATCTTGGACCGATGACCGCGAATACTTTGCGGTGATGTTGCTACGCGTCCTCGGGCGTTAG